One window of Catonella massiliensis genomic DNA carries:
- the tuf gene encoding elongation factor Tu yields MAKAKFERSKVHCNIGTIGHVDHGKTTLTAAITKVLSERVQGNNAVDFANIDKAPEERERGITISTAHVEYSTEKRHYAHVDCPGHADYVKNMITGAAQMDGAILVVAATDGVMAQTREHILLSRQVGVPYIVVFLNKCDMVDDEELIDLVEMEVTEQLEEYGFKGCPIVRGSALKALEDPHGPWGDKIMELMDTVDSYIPDPERDVDKPFLMPVEDVFTITGRGTVATGRVERGTLKLNDELEIVGGREENRKTTVTGIEMFRKLLDTAEAGDNIGALLRGVNRDEIERGQVLCKPGSVTCHKKFTAQVYVLSKEEGGRHTPFFNNYRPQFYFRTTDVTGVVTLNGDAEMCMPGDNAEITVELIHPVAMEAGLGFAIREGGRTVGSGKVATIIE; encoded by the coding sequence ATGGCAAAGGCTAAATTTGAGAGAAGTAAAGTACATTGTAATATTGGTACCATTGGTCACGTAGATCATGGTAAAACAACACTTACAGCTGCTATAACAAAGGTTCTTTCTGAGAGAGTACAGGGAAACAATGCTGTAGATTTCGCAAACATTGATAAGGCTCCGGAAGAGAGAGAAAGAGGTATTACTATCTCTACAGCTCACGTAGAGTACTCAACAGAGAAGAGACACTATGCACACGTTGACTGCCCTGGACATGCTGACTACGTTAAGAACATGATCACAGGTGCTGCTCAGATGGACGGTGCTATCCTCGTTGTTGCTGCTACAGACGGTGTTATGGCTCAGACAAGAGAGCACATCCTTCTTAGCCGTCAGGTAGGTGTTCCTTACATCGTAGTATTCCTTAACAAGTGTGATATGGTTGATGATGAGGAGCTTATCGATCTCGTAGAGATGGAAGTTACAGAGCAGCTTGAAGAGTATGGCTTCAAGGGATGCCCAATCGTTAGAGGTTCAGCTCTTAAGGCTCTTGAGGATCCACACGGTCCTTGGGGAGATAAGATTATGGAGCTTATGGATACTGTAGATTCTTATATCCCAGATCCAGAGCGTGATGTAGATAAGCCATTCCTTATGCCTGTAGAGGATGTATTTACAATTACAGGTCGTGGTACCGTTGCTACAGGTAGAGTAGAGCGTGGTACACTTAAACTTAACGACGAGCTTGAGATCGTTGGTGGACGTGAGGAGAATAGAAAGACAACAGTTACAGGTATCGAGATGTTCCGTAAGCTTCTTGATACAGCTGAGGCTGGTGATAATATCGGTGCTCTTCTCCGTGGTGTTAACCGTGATGAGATTGAAAGAGGACAGGTTCTTTGTAAACCAGGCAGTGTAACTTGCCACAAGAAGTTTACAGCTCAGGTATACGTTCTTTCAAAGGAAGAGGGTGGACGTCATACTCCATTCTTCAACAACTATCGTCCACAGTTCTACTTCAGAACAACTGACGTTACAGGTGTAGTTACACTTAATGGCGATGCAGAGATGTGTATGCCTGGTGATAACGCAGAGATTACTGTTGAGCTTATTCATCCAGTTGCAATGGAAGCTGGTCTTGGTTTCGCTATCCGTGAGGGTGGTAGAACAGTTGGATCAGGTAAGGTTGCTACTATCATCGAGTAA
- the fusA gene encoding elongation factor G, whose protein sequence is MAKREYPLERTRNIGIMAHIDAGKTTLTERILFYTGVNYKIGDTHEGTATMDWMAQEQERGITITSAATTCHWTLEKEGKPMPGALAHRINIIDTPGHVDFTVEVERSLRVLDGAVGVFCAKGGVEPQSENVWRQADQYNVPRMAYVNKMDILGANFYGAVDQIKTKLGKNPVLLQLPIGKEDTFVGIVDLFEMKAYIFEGDKGENIKVTDIPDDLKDDAAIYHDELVEKCCELDDELMMEYLDGNIPEVPALKAALRKGTIECKAIPVCCGTAYRNKGIQKLLDAVIEFMPAPTDIPDITGVDPDGNEVVRHSSDEEPFSALAFKIMTDPFVGKLAFFRVYSGILKSGSYVLNATKGKKERVGRILQMHANKRTEIEEVFSGDIAAAVGLKITATGDTICDEQHPVILESMEFPEPVIELAIEPKTKAGQGKLGEALAKLAEEDPTFKAHTDTETGQTIIAGMGELHLEIIVDRLLREFNVEANVGAPQVAYREALTKPCEVEAKYIRQSGGRGQYGHCKVKFAPLDVNSEETFKCESTVVGGAIPKEYIQPIFDGIEEATRAGILGGFPVIGVHANVYDGSYHEVDSSEMAFHVAGSMAMKDAMNKGGSVLVEPIMKVEVTMPEEYMGDVIGDINSRRGRIEGMEDIGGGKMVKGFVPLAEMFGYATDLRSRTQGRGNYSMFFDHYEQVPKNVQEKVLSARSQERAGK, encoded by the coding sequence TTGGCTAAGAGAGAATATCCACTTGAAAGAACCAGAAATATCGGTATTATGGCTCATATCGATGCAGGTAAGACTACTCTTACAGAGCGTATCTTATTCTACACTGGTGTAAACTATAAGATTGGTGATACCCACGAAGGTACTGCTACCATGGACTGGATGGCTCAGGAGCAGGAAAGAGGTATAACCATCACATCCGCAGCGACAACCTGCCATTGGACTCTTGAAAAAGAGGGTAAGCCAATGCCGGGCGCATTAGCACATCGTATCAACATCATTGATACACCTGGACACGTTGACTTCACAGTTGAGGTTGAGCGTTCACTCCGTGTACTTGATGGTGCTGTAGGTGTATTCTGTGCTAAGGGCGGTGTTGAGCCTCAGTCTGAAAACGTATGGAGACAGGCTGATCAGTATAACGTACCTCGTATGGCTTATGTAAATAAGATGGACATACTTGGTGCTAACTTCTACGGAGCAGTAGATCAGATTAAGACAAAGCTCGGCAAGAACCCAGTGCTTCTTCAGCTTCCAATCGGAAAAGAAGATACATTTGTAGGTATTGTTGACTTGTTTGAGATGAAGGCTTACATCTTCGAAGGAGATAAGGGAGAGAATATCAAGGTTACTGATATCCCTGATGATTTAAAAGATGATGCGGCAATCTATCATGACGAACTCGTTGAAAAGTGCTGTGAGCTTGATGACGAGCTTATGATGGAGTACCTTGACGGCAATATTCCTGAAGTTCCAGCTCTTAAGGCTGCTCTTCGTAAGGGAACAATTGAGTGTAAGGCTATTCCTGTTTGCTGCGGTACAGCATATAGAAATAAAGGTATTCAGAAGCTTCTTGATGCAGTTATCGAGTTCATGCCTGCACCTACAGATATCCCTGATATCACAGGTGTTGATCCTGATGGTAATGAGGTGGTTAGACACTCATCTGATGAGGAGCCATTCTCAGCACTTGCATTCAAGATTATGACTGACCCATTCGTAGGAAAGCTTGCTTTCTTCAGAGTTTACTCAGGTATCCTTAAGTCAGGCTCTTATGTGCTTAATGCTACAAAGGGCAAGAAGGAAAGAGTGGGCCGTATCCTCCAGATGCACGCTAACAAGCGTACTGAGATTGAGGAGGTATTCTCAGGAGATATAGCTGCTGCTGTAGGTCTTAAGATTACAGCAACAGGTGATACCATCTGTGATGAGCAGCATCCTGTTATCCTTGAGTCAATGGAATTCCCAGAGCCTGTTATCGAGCTCGCTATCGAGCCTAAGACAAAGGCAGGACAGGGTAAGCTTGGTGAGGCTCTTGCTAAGCTTGCTGAAGAGGACCCTACATTCAAGGCACATACCGATACAGAGACAGGACAGACAATTATCGCAGGTATGGGTGAGCTTCACCTTGAGATTATTGTTGACCGTCTCCTTCGTGAGTTCAATGTAGAAGCTAACGTTGGCGCACCTCAGGTTGCATACAGAGAAGCTCTTACAAAGCCTTGCGAAGTTGAAGCTAAGTACATCAGACAGTCCGGTGGACGTGGTCAGTATGGTCACTGTAAGGTTAAGTTTGCACCACTTGATGTTAACTCAGAAGAGACATTTAAGTGCGAGTCTACCGTTGTCGGCGGTGCTATTCCTAAGGAATACATCCAGCCTATTTTTGATGGTATCGAAGAGGCTACAAGAGCAGGTATCCTTGGCGGATTCCCTGTTATCGGTGTACACGCAAACGTATACGATGGTTCTTACCACGAAGTTGACTCCTCAGAAATGGCATTCCATGTAGCAGGATCTATGGCTATGAAGGACGCTATGAATAAGGGTGGTTCAGTTCTGGTTGAGCCTATCATGAAGGTTGAAGTAACAATGCCTGAAGAGTACATGGGTGATGTAATTGGTGATATCAATTCACGCCGTGGACGTATTGAGGGTATGGAAGACATCGGTGGTGGTAAGATGGTTAAAGGCTTTGTACCACTTGCAGAGATGTTCGGATATGCGACAGACCTTCGTTCAAGAACTCAGGGACGTGGTAACTACTCAATGTTCTTTGATCATTACGAGCAGGTACCAAAGAATGTTCAGGAAAAAGTTCTTTCAGCAAGAAGCCAGGAAAGGGCTGGCAAGTAA
- the rpsG gene encoding 30S ribosomal protein S7, protein MPRKGHIVKRDVLADPIYDSKLVTKLVNNIMLDGKKGVAQKIVYGAFARVEEKSGKKAVDAFEEAMNNIMPVLEVKARRIGGATYQVPVEVRPERRQALALRWLTTFSRARSEKTQEERLANEILDAINNTGAAVKRKEDMHKMADANKAFAHYRW, encoded by the coding sequence GTGCCACGTAAAGGACATATAGTAAAAAGAGACGTGCTCGCAGATCCAATTTACGACAGCAAGCTTGTTACTAAATTAGTTAACAACATCATGCTTGACGGTAAAAAGGGCGTAGCACAGAAGATCGTATATGGCGCTTTTGCTCGTGTTGAAGAGAAGAGCGGCAAAAAAGCAGTAGATGCTTTTGAAGAGGCTATGAATAACATCATGCCTGTACTTGAAGTAAAGGCTCGCCGTATCGGCGGTGCTACCTATCAGGTGCCTGTTGAGGTTAGACCTGAAAGAAGACAGGCGTTAGCACTTAGATGGCTTACCACATTTTCTCGCGCAAGAAGTGAGAAGACACAGGAAGAAAGACTTGCTAACGAAATACTGGATGCTATCAATAACACCGGAGCGGCAGTTAAGAGGAAAGAGGATATGCATAAGATGGCTGATGCTAACAAGGCATTCGCTCATTATCGCTGGTAA
- the rpsL gene encoding 30S ribosomal protein S12, whose amino-acid sequence MPTFNQLVRKGRQTATKKSNSPALQKSVNSLRKTTVEQSSPQKRGVCTAVRTATPKKPNSALRKIARVRLSNGIEVTSYIPGEGHNLQEHSVVLIRGGRVKDLPGTRYHIVRGTLDTAGVAKRRQARSKYGAKRPKEAK is encoded by the coding sequence ATGCCAACTTTTAATCAGCTCGTAAGAAAGGGTAGACAGACAGCTACTAAGAAGTCTAACTCTCCTGCTTTGCAGAAGTCAGTTAACTCCTTAAGAAAGACTACTGTTGAACAGTCTTCTCCACAGAAGAGAGGCGTGTGTACAGCAGTTAGAACAGCTACACCTAAGAAGCCTAACTCAGCGCTTAGAAAGATTGCCAGAGTACGTCTTTCTAACGGTATCGAGGTTACAAGCTATATCCCAGGTGAAGGACACAACCTTCAGGAGCATAGTGTTGTTCTTATCCGTGGAGGAAGAGTAAAGGACCTTCCAGGTACAAGATATCATATTGTTCGTGGTACCCTTGATACAGCAGGTGTTGCTAAGAGACGTCAGGCTCGTAGTAAATACGGTGCTAAGAGACCAAAGGAAGCTAAATAA
- a CDS encoding RNA-binding S4 domain-containing protein: MRLDKYIKVSRLIKRRTVAKSACDAGRVYVNDKQAKAGTEIKIGDIITIGFGDKQLKVRVTEIAETVKKDDAKEMYEFVE, encoded by the coding sequence ATGAGATTAGACAAGTATATAAAAGTATCAAGGCTTATTAAAAGAAGAACAGTGGCTAAGTCTGCCTGTGACGCCGGAAGAGTCTATGTCAATGACAAGCAGGCAAAGGCCGGAACCGAGATTAAGATAGGCGATATCATAACCATAGGTTTTGGCGACAAACAGCTTAAGGTCAGGGTTACAGAGATAGCCGAGACAGTAAAGAAGGACGATGCTAAGGAAATGTATGAGTTTGTGGAGTAA
- a CDS encoding HU family DNA-binding protein, translating to MNKAELVSAIAEKTELKKVEAEKAVKAFVEVVTEELKKGGKVQLVGFGTFEVSKRAAREGRNPQTKKTIKIPASNAAKFKAGKALKDAINTKSKK from the coding sequence ATGAATAAGGCAGAACTTGTATCAGCTATCGCTGAAAAAACTGAGTTGAAGAAAGTTGAGGCAGAGAAGGCTGTTAAGGCTTTTGTGGAGGTTGTTACTGAGGAACTCAAGAAGGGTGGAAAAGTTCAGTTAGTAGGATTTGGTACATTTGAAGTATCAAAGAGAGCTGCAAGAGAAGGAAGAAACCCACAGACAAAGAAGACTATTAAGATACCTGCATCAAACGCAGCAAAGTTTAAGGCTGGTAAGGCTCTTAAAGATGCTATTAACACAAAGTCAAAGAAGTAA
- the mfd gene encoding transcription-repair coupling factor, whose product MNLLTKPLLELSEIDKALNCVNKNELPVLITGCMDAQKCNIIEALSEASGKKHKVIITYDEIRAREILADMKLYDKKALIYPAKDIMFFAADVHGNAIVSGRLEVMKRLVEEKPSTVILSLEAGLDRVLPLSYVKEKIVKLSVGESYDITELGRKLAVLGYEKTSQVSGKGQFAVRGDIFDIFPLTEETPMRLEFWGDEIDSIRAFDVESQRSIENVKELLIYPAAEIIIDEERKNEGLKRLNEEKEEVYKRLRAEMKTEEAARIHSTIEEFKDNLEIYGGSFGIDSYINYFFEETVTFFDYFNEEDIFFIDEPIRIEEKGKAVSFEWRESMGSRLEKGYILSKQADTIWDYKTVLAKLAGKNTVLLSLLETRTGDIEAKKRFDVLSRNVNPYNNSFETLIKDLTKYKKEGYRVVVVSSSKSRAERLAEDFRERELMANYLEKGERIPIIGEVVTIQGNLRRGFEYPSIKFAIISESDIFGAEKKKTNRKKKKIDGASIANFSELHEGDYVIHENHGIGVYRGIEKFTVEGVTKDYVKVDYSGDVSIFVPTTNLDILQKYSSASGAKPKIDRVGGQAWKKTKSKVRESISEIARDLVELYAKRQQEQGFKYSGDTVWQQEFEEMFPYDETNDQLNAIKDVKADMESIRIMDRLVCGDVGFGKTEVAIRAAFKAVSEGKQVVMLVPTTILAGQHFATFSKRMQNFPITVEFLSRFKSAAETKKIKEKLKAGLIDIIIGTHKVLSAEIKYKDLGLLIIDEEQRFGVSHKEKIKKLRENVDVLTLSATPIPRTLHMSLVGIRDMSVLEEPPVDRIPIQTYVLEHDDEIIREAINREIGRNGQIYYVYNRVNGIEDVAGKIAEMVPHARVSYAHGQMNERELERIMFEFINGEIDVLVSTTIIETGLDISNVNTIIIDDADKMGLSQLYQLRGRVGRSSRTSYAFLMYKRDRMLKEIAEKRLAAIKEFTDLGSGFKIAMKDLEIRGAGNLLGKSQSGHMEAVGYDLYCKMLNEEVKRLKGEAVSADEYETLVDIEVSAYIPAEYIRNEVSRLEMYKRIAAIYSDEELLELKDELIDRYGEMPDALDNLINISYIRQLAHEAGATKVAGRDEKAKIDIYTDIKFDVNKLGSLMAESEGRLKLKSGKDTSFEYRFGDGVHKTKAEDKIKALMGLVKELSLCRLKEEKEG is encoded by the coding sequence ATGAATCTACTTACAAAACCACTTTTGGAACTTTCTGAGATAGATAAGGCGCTAAACTGCGTCAATAAAAATGAACTGCCTGTACTTATCACAGGCTGTATGGATGCTCAAAAGTGTAATATCATAGAGGCGTTGTCGGAGGCCTCAGGCAAAAAGCATAAGGTCATAATAACCTATGACGAAATACGAGCCAGGGAGATTCTGGCAGATATGAAGCTTTATGATAAAAAAGCTTTGATATATCCTGCGAAGGATATTATGTTTTTTGCGGCAGATGTGCATGGCAATGCCATAGTGAGTGGCAGGCTAGAGGTAATGAAGAGGCTGGTTGAGGAGAAACCCTCAACGGTGATATTAAGTTTAGAGGCGGGGCTCGACAGGGTGCTGCCACTTTCCTATGTCAAAGAGAAGATAGTTAAGCTGTCGGTGGGTGAGTCCTATGATATCACTGAACTAGGGAGAAAGCTTGCAGTACTAGGATATGAGAAGACCTCTCAGGTATCAGGAAAGGGGCAGTTTGCGGTGAGGGGAGATATATTTGATATTTTTCCTTTAACCGAGGAAACACCTATGAGACTCGAGTTCTGGGGAGATGAAATCGACTCTATCAGGGCATTCGACGTAGAAAGTCAGCGCTCCATAGAAAATGTGAAGGAGTTACTCATCTACCCTGCGGCTGAGATAATTATAGATGAAGAGAGAAAGAATGAAGGACTTAAAAGGCTGAATGAGGAAAAGGAAGAGGTGTATAAGAGGCTTAGGGCTGAGATGAAGACGGAGGAAGCCGCCAGGATACACAGCACTATAGAGGAGTTTAAGGATAACCTTGAAATATACGGCGGTTCCTTCGGTATAGACAGCTATATCAACTATTTCTTTGAAGAAACTGTTACTTTTTTTGATTACTTTAATGAGGAAGACATCTTCTTCATAGATGAGCCGATAAGGATAGAGGAAAAGGGTAAGGCCGTTTCCTTTGAATGGCGTGAAAGTATGGGAAGCAGGCTTGAAAAGGGCTACATTCTCTCAAAGCAGGCGGATACAATCTGGGATTATAAGACTGTACTTGCAAAGCTTGCAGGAAAAAATACAGTGCTTTTGAGCCTGCTAGAGACGAGAACGGGTGATATAGAGGCAAAAAAAAGATTTGATGTGCTTTCTAGGAATGTCAATCCTTATAACAACAGCTTTGAAACCCTTATCAAAGATTTAACAAAGTACAAAAAAGAGGGCTACAGGGTAGTGGTTGTAAGCTCTTCAAAGTCGAGGGCAGAAAGGCTTGCTGAGGACTTTAGGGAGAGGGAGCTTATGGCAAACTACCTCGAAAAGGGAGAAAGAATACCTATAATCGGGGAAGTTGTTACCATACAGGGTAATCTTAGGAGGGGCTTTGAATATCCTTCGATTAAGTTTGCCATTATCTCTGAAAGTGATATATTTGGTGCAGAAAAGAAGAAGACAAACAGGAAGAAAAAGAAGATAGACGGTGCGTCCATAGCGAATTTCTCAGAGCTTCACGAGGGAGACTATGTCATTCATGAAAACCACGGAATCGGCGTATATAGAGGTATAGAGAAGTTTACTGTGGAGGGAGTAACCAAGGATTATGTAAAGGTTGATTATAGCGGTGATGTAAGTATCTTCGTGCCTACCACCAATCTTGACATACTTCAGAAGTATTCAAGTGCGAGTGGAGCCAAGCCAAAGATAGACAGAGTGGGAGGACAGGCGTGGAAGAAGACCAAGTCCAAGGTAAGGGAGTCCATTAGTGAGATAGCAAGGGATTTGGTGGAGCTTTACGCAAAGAGGCAGCAGGAGCAGGGCTTTAAGTACAGTGGGGATACGGTGTGGCAGCAGGAATTTGAAGAAATGTTCCCTTATGATGAGACGAATGACCAGCTAAATGCCATTAAGGATGTCAAGGCTGACATGGAAAGCATAAGGATAATGGACAGGCTGGTTTGCGGTGATGTGGGCTTTGGCAAGACAGAAGTGGCGATAAGGGCTGCATTCAAGGCTGTATCTGAGGGAAAGCAGGTGGTCATGCTTGTGCCGACTACCATACTTGCAGGCCAGCATTTTGCAACATTTTCAAAAAGAATGCAGAACTTCCCCATAACAGTGGAATTTTTATCCAGATTTAAGTCTGCGGCTGAGACGAAGAAGATAAAGGAGAAGCTAAAGGCAGGCCTCATAGACATCATTATCGGTACTCATAAGGTGCTCTCTGCTGAGATTAAGTATAAGGACTTAGGTCTCCTCATAATAGATGAGGAGCAGAGGTTTGGAGTAAGCCATAAAGAGAAGATAAAGAAGCTAAGGGAAAATGTGGATGTACTCACTCTTTCTGCAACGCCTATACCTAGAACACTCCATATGAGCCTTGTGGGAATCAGGGACATGTCGGTGCTTGAAGAGCCTCCTGTGGACAGAATCCCTATTCAGACCTATGTGCTTGAACACGATGATGAGATAATCAGAGAGGCGATAAACAGGGAGATAGGGCGTAACGGCCAGATTTACTATGTGTACAACAGGGTAAACGGTATAGAAGATGTGGCGGGCAAGATAGCTGAAATGGTGCCTCACGCAAGAGTTTCATACGCACATGGGCAGATGAATGAGAGAGAGCTTGAAAGGATAATGTTTGAGTTCATTAACGGCGAAATAGACGTCCTTGTGTCTACGACTATCATAGAGACGGGACTTGATATATCCAATGTTAATACCATCATCATAGACGATGCCGATAAGATGGGGCTTTCACAGCTTTACCAGCTAAGAGGAAGAGTGGGCAGAAGCTCGAGGACATCTTATGCCTTTCTTATGTACAAGCGCGACCGTATGCTTAAGGAGATTGCAGAAAAGAGGCTTGCCGCAATCAAGGAGTTTACAGATCTTGGCTCCGGGTTTAAGATAGCTATGAAGGACCTTGAGATAAGGGGAGCGGGAAATCTACTCGGAAAGAGCCAGTCGGGACACATGGAAGCTGTTGGCTATGACCTTTACTGCAAGATGCTTAACGAGGAAGTAAAGAGACTTAAGGGAGAGGCGGTATCTGCGGATGAATATGAGACTTTGGTAGATATTGAGGTATCAGCCTATATTCCTGCAGAATACATCAGAAATGAAGTGTCGAGGCTTGAAATGTACAAGAGGATTGCGGCTATATATTCTGATGAAGAGCTGCTTGAGCTTAAGGATGAGCTTATAGACCGCTACGGCGAGATGCCTGATGCTCTTGACAACCTTATAAACATCTCCTATATAAGGCAGCTTGCCCACGAGGCAGGGGCAACGAAGGTTGCGGGTAGGGATGAAAAGGCCAAGATAGACATTTATACGGACATTAAGTTTGATGTAAATAAGCTGGGCTCTCTAATGGCTGAGAGTGAGGGCAGACTAAAGCTAAAGAGCGGTAAGGACACCAGCTTTGAATACAGGTTTGGAGACGGAGTACATAAGACAAAGGCGGAGGATAAGATTAAGGCTCTTATGGGGCTTGTAAAGGAGCTTTCGCTTTGCAGGCTGAAAGAGGAAAAGGAGGGATAA
- the pth gene encoding aminoacyl-tRNA hydrolase, with protein MYIIAGLGNPDRKYAGTRHNIGFDVITYLSDKYGISLSKTGFKSKLGQGFIEGEKVLLMKPQTYMNLSGEAVGEAVNFYKVDETTELIIIQDDIDLEPGNIRIRVKGSAGGHNGIKSIISHLGDNEFIRLKLGVGGKPQGGDLADHVLSGFDRDTEPLIRKVIENAGAAVLTIMKEGAEAAMNKYNGMKISV; from the coding sequence ATGTATATAATAGCAGGACTAGGGAATCCGGACAGAAAATATGCAGGAACACGCCATAATATCGGCTTTGACGTAATTACTTATTTATCTGATAAATATGGTATTTCGCTCTCAAAGACAGGCTTTAAGTCAAAGCTTGGACAGGGCTTTATAGAGGGGGAGAAGGTTCTTCTTATGAAGCCCCAGACCTACATGAACCTATCAGGTGAGGCAGTGGGAGAGGCTGTTAACTTCTACAAGGTAGATGAGACTACTGAGCTAATCATCATACAGGATGACATAGACCTGGAGCCCGGCAATATCAGGATAAGGGTTAAGGGTAGTGCAGGAGGACATAATGGCATCAAGAGTATCATATCTCATCTTGGCGACAATGAATTCATCCGCCTAAAGCTCGGTGTGGGCGGAAAGCCTCAAGGAGGCGACCTTGCAGACCACGTGCTTTCAGGCTTTGACAGGGATACCGAGCCTCTTATAAGGAAGGTCATAGAAAATGCAGGGGCTGCCGTGCTTACCATAATGAAGGAAGGGGCAGAGGCAGCCATGAATAAGTATAACGGAATGAAGATCTCGGTATAA
- the spoVG gene encoding septation regulator SpoVG, which yields MNITDIRIRKVAKEGKLKAVASITIDGEFVVHDIKIIDGDKGLFIAMPSRKTNDGEYHDIAHPINSETRERLQKSIVTEYESGNWTEFPVKEES from the coding sequence ATGAATATTACAGACATCAGGATTAGAAAGGTTGCTAAGGAAGGCAAATTAAAAGCAGTAGCTTCCATAACAATTGACGGTGAGTTTGTGGTTCATGACATTAAGATTATTGACGGCGACAAAGGTCTGTTCATAGCTATGCCTAGCAGAAAGACCAATGATGGAGAATACCATGATATTGCTCACCCTATTAATTCGGAGACTAGAGAGAGATTGCAGAAGTCAATTGTAACAGAATATGAAAGTGGTAACTGGACAGAATTTCCTGTAAAGGAAGAGAGCTAA
- the murC gene encoding UDP-N-acetylmuramate--L-alanine ligase — MYKLDLQNNSIAVHFIGIGGISMSGIAELFLDKGFRVSGSDLHESAVTKRLESLGIKVYYSQVSENITPDIGLVVYTAAIHEDNPEFMRVKELGIPMLDRADCLGQIMSHYKNAVAVAGTHGKTTTTSMLSYVYLAADLDPTISVGGILSGIHGNMRLGKSENFIMEACEYANSFLSFTPTTAIVLNVEAEHLDFFGTLENERLSFKKFIDLLPENGLLVINNEIADLNALIQNKNIRVVQYGLRSVDGKAPDYTAANITYNELGYAHYELIVRGENKGLIELSVTGEHNVLNSLAVIAASLEPSTVYKDGIALDKIKEGIKNYTGTERRFQYKGERDGYTIVDDYAHHPTEIRATLEAAKRVKHNRLIVAFQPHLYSRTKTFLHEFADVLSMADIVVFAEIYAAREENPGDISSDNIREIMSENGHEAYFFKTFDEVENFLIHTCKPGDLLITMGAGDIVKVGENMLS, encoded by the coding sequence ATGTATAAATTAGACTTACAAAACAACTCTATAGCGGTCCATTTCATAGGCATCGGCGGTATAAGCATGAGCGGTATAGCCGAGCTTTTTCTTGACAAAGGCTTTAGGGTATCGGGCTCAGACTTACACGAATCAGCTGTTACAAAGAGGCTTGAAAGCCTTGGGATAAAGGTATATTACTCTCAGGTCTCAGAAAATATCACCCCTGACATTGGACTTGTTGTCTATACTGCTGCCATCCACGAAGACAACCCTGAGTTTATGAGGGTTAAGGAGCTTGGCATCCCTATGCTTGACAGGGCTGACTGTCTCGGACAGATTATGAGTCATTACAAGAACGCTGTGGCGGTAGCAGGTACCCACGGAAAGACCACCACCACCTCGATGCTCTCCTATGTGTATCTGGCGGCTGACCTTGACCCTACTATATCAGTAGGCGGCATATTAAGCGGTATACACGGCAATATGAGACTTGGTAAGTCTGAAAACTTCATTATGGAGGCCTGCGAGTACGCAAACAGCTTCCTTAGCTTCACTCCTACAACTGCCATAGTCCTTAATGTAGAGGCGGAGCATCTGGACTTCTTTGGCACACTTGAAAACGAGAGACTCTCCTTTAAGAAGTTCATAGACCTATTGCCTGAGAATGGGCTTTTAGTTATCAATAACGAGATAGCTGACCTTAATGCCCTCATACAAAATAAGAACATCAGAGTAGTGCAGTACGGCTTACGCTCTGTAGATGGCAAGGCTCCTGATTACACCGCAGCAAATATTACCTACAACGAGCTGGGCTATGCACACTACGAGCTAATAGTAAGAGGAGAAAACAAGGGGCTTATCGAGCTTTCGGTAACCGGTGAACACAATGTACTTAACTCACTTGCAGTTATAGCCGCATCCCTAGAGCCTTCTACAGTTTACAAAGACGGAATAGCCCTTGACAAGATTAAAGAGGGAATTAAGAACTACACAGGAACCGAGAGACGCTTCCAGTACAAGGGAGAGCGTGACGGCTACACCATAGTAGATGACTATGCCCATCATCCTACAGAGATAAGAGCTACGCTTGAGGCCGCAAAGAGAGTTAAGCATAACCGTCTCATAGTTGCCTTCCAGCCTCATCTATACTCCAGAACCAAGACCTTCCTCCACGAGTTTGCAGATGTACTCTCTATGGCGGACATAGTGGTATTTGCTGAGATTTATGCTGCCAGAGAGGAGAATCCCGGAGATATTTCCTCTGACAACATAAGGGAGATAATGTCTGAGAACGGACACGAGGCTTATTTTTTCAAAACTTTTGACGAAGTTGAAAATTTTCTTATCCACACCTGTAAGCCCGGTGATTTGTTGATAACCATGGGTGCCGGAGATATAGTAAAAGTCGGGGAAAATATGCTTAGCTAA